A stretch of Episyrphus balteatus chromosome 2, idEpiBalt1.1, whole genome shotgun sequence DNA encodes these proteins:
- the LOC129911245 gene encoding TBC1 domain family member 31-like produces the protein MTTYFFARRLMSIIEPTDCFRVALSKDKEFLSTIRHTGEGNIYNVSALIDCLKSAQNCVQMLRQTAVFQPKALSVNCFDNEYGHYPSKYRLLIWAALLDVPCNKSKFSEIVKMGTHSTAVALNASLKLKDSTARRYLIKIFSCLGHWSKIFGISDFVPEFIFPFVKIFSNSLTVCFEIIATILTNQCQLWFEFHPLEPQNYLGMCENILNHFDPQLVKFYSKTQVTAKEYAWSIISNGFSEILDEEAMEIELTLAEEHIKDQDLELISHKYEIDDILSEADYQPMRNSLEIR, from the coding sequence ATGACAACATACTTTTTTGCCAGACGATTGATGTCGATAATAGAGCCCACAGACTGTTTTAGGGTTGCTCTATCCAAAGATAAAGAGTTCCTAAGCACGATAAGGCACACAGGAGAGGGCAACATTTATAATGTTAGCGCATTGATTGACTGTCTTAAATCAGCCCAGAACTGTGTTCAAATGCTACGCCAAACTGCCGTGTTCCAACCAAAAGCTCTGTCGGTGAATTGTTTTGACAATGAATACGGACACTATCCAAGTAAATATCGGTTGCTCATTTGGGCTGCTCTCCTCGATGTACCCTGCAACAAGTCAAAATTTtcagaaatagtcaaaatggGAACTCACTCAACAGCTGTTGCATTAAATGCCAGCCTAAAGTTGAAAGATTCAACAGCCAGGCGTTATCtcataaaaattttctcatGTCTTGGTCATTGGTCGAAGATCTTTGGCATAAGTGACTTTGTCCCGGAATTCATCTTTCCATTTGTGAAGATTTTCTCCAACAGTCTTACTGTTTGCTTTGAAATTATTGCTACAATTCTAACGAATCAATGCCAGTTGTGGTTTGAGTTTCATCCATTGGAGCCCCAAAACTATTTGGGAATGTGTGAAAATATCCTAAATCACTTTGATCCTCAGTTGGTGAAATTCTATTCCAAAACTCAAGTTACAGCGAAAGAATATGCTTGGTCGATTATATCAAATGGATTCTCTGAGATTCTAGATGAAGAGGCAATGGAAATCGAGTTAACATTAGCCGAAGAACACATCAAAGATCAGGACTTGGaattaatttcacataaatatgaaattgatgatATTTTAAGTGAAGCCGATTACCAACCAATGAGGAATAGTTTAGAAATACGATAA